GGAGAAGATTATCATCAGTCAGAGAAGCCGAAGCGATCTTGTAGCACGGCGGGCTGAATTGATCTATAAAATCAACACTCTGTTCATCCCAACAAGAAGCAAACCAGATGATACCCTTTTCCTTACAATGACGATCAATCTCCCTATACTCATCTTGACCAAACTCCAAACCTCGCTTGAGATCACCGTTAGTAGAACCGAAAGGATTTTCCCGGGGACGCGCTAATTCTTCGGGTGTATACACTACATCAACAGTTCTTTTCTGAAACTTAACCGCATTCCACCCCGCCTCTACAGCAACATCTACCAGCTTCTTGGCAATTCCAACATCACCATTATGGTTTATGCCTATTTCTGCCACTAGAAAAATCCTGTGGTCGCCTACCAGTATTCCGCCACTATTTACAACATTGGAATTCATACTTTCCCCTTTCTCTGGTTTTTTGGTTGAATTTTATAAGAACCATCCTTGGCTTATCTTAAATCTAATAACTTCTAAACTACCCCCATGGTTTCTAATCTGTTTTATTTAGATTTAAGAAGTCTTGAACATCGTTGGTATCGTAGCGCGGTATTAACATAGCTTGATCATTTTTTGAAACGGCCATTGGCTCAATAGTAACAGCGTATTTAAAACCCTCTTCAGCTAAAACTTTAATGGTACTAACTCCAGCCCGCCCGTGTGGATAAGAAAATATAACTGGAGTTTTAGCTAGTAAATCTTTTAAAACTGTATTAGCCAATCTAATATCTCGCTTTAAAACATCGCCACCCAGAGTATCTAGCGCGTAATGACCATGAGAGTGGTTGCCAATTTCCATATCCTGATCACGTAATTCTAAAATTTGCGTTTGACTCATAAAAATTTGTCGGCTCAATTTTTTTTCATCAAGCCGCGTTGTTTTAAAACAGTATCTTAAAAATCTGCCCTTAACATCCTCGGGTAGGCCAATCATAGTTTCCTTGAAATTGGCGGTGGGTATATCCTCATGTTGCCTGCGCTCAAACAATCGCTTGTCTGTGGGAATAAAATAAACAACTTTAAGATCAGAATAAAACTCACCCAGAAACCTGTGGAAGACATCAATAAGTTCGGAGGAAGATAGCTTAGAAAGTAAAACATGTATCTTATGGGTAGCCGGCAAACTGCCTTCAAAAGTAGAGGTTATGGGGAAAAAAGTCCCTCTGACTTTATACTTGTTCAATATTGGCACCGCATTATCATATTGTCCCTTCAAACCATCATCAAA
Above is a genomic segment from bacterium containing:
- a CDS encoding polysaccharide deacetylase family protein; translation: MISSQDNYIIINYHYVEDPRAAWGGIHPCPVKEFEKQISFLSKNYEIVSVGQVFDFARKESKGKFCAITFDDGLKGQYDNAVPILNKYKVRGTFFPITSTFEGSLPATHKIHVLLSKLSSSELIDVFHRFLGEFYSDLKVVYFIPTDKRLFERRQHEDIPTANFKETMIGLPEDVKGRFLRYCFKTTRLDEKKLSRQIFMSQTQILELRDQDMEIGNHSHGHYALDTLGGDVLKRDIRLANTVLKDLLAKTPVIFSYPHGRAGVSTIKVLAEEGFKYAVTIEPMAVSKNDQAMLIPRYDTNDVQDFLNLNKTD